One Oncorhynchus clarkii lewisi isolate Uvic-CL-2024 unplaced genomic scaffold, UVic_Ocla_1.0 unplaced_contig_517_pilon_pilon, whole genome shotgun sequence genomic region harbors:
- the LOC139401323 gene encoding cytochrome P450 2K1-like, with the protein LSKKYGSVFTVHFGPTKVVILAGYKTVNQALVNHAEEFGDRGMLPVFYDFTNGHGKAFDTSQPLNYAVSNIISIIVYGSRFEYSDPKFKATVKRANDNLRISGSVSIQLYNMFPWLGPWLKSKKLLLKNIENNKKEMEELVRGLKETLNPHMCRGFVDSFLVRKQTLEESGNKNSHYHDNNLISSVANLFSAGTDTTGTTLRWLLMLMVKYPLIQGKHQ; encoded by the exons CTGTCCAAGAAATATGGGTCTGTTTTCACGGTTCATTTTGGACCCACAAAAGTGGTCATCCTGGCAGGATACAAGACGGTCAATCAGGCGCTGGTCAACCATGCAGAGGAGTTTGGGGACAGGGGCATGCTTCCTGTGTTCTATGATTTCACCAATGGACATG GTAAAGCATTCGACACATCCCAGCCATTGAATTATGCTGTCTCCAACATAATCTCCATCATTGTGTACGGCAGCAGGTTTGAATACTCTGACCCCAAGTTCAAAGCCACTGTAAAACGAGCCAACGACAACCTCCGAATTAGTGGCTCCGTTTCAATACAG TTGTACAACATGTTCCCCTGGCTGGGCCCTTGGCTGAAAAGCAAGAAGCTTTTGTTGAAGAATATTGAGAACAAcaagaaggagatggaggagctGGTGCGGGGGCTGAAGGAGACTCTCAACCCTCACATGTGTAGAGGCTTTGTGGACTCGTTCCTCGTCCGAAAGCAAACCCTGGAG GAATCTGGCAACAAGAACTCTCACTACCATGACAACAACCTGATATCCTCTGTGGCCAACCTGTTTTCTGCTGGTACAGACACCACAGGGACAACCCTACGCTGGTTGTTGATGCTAATGGTCAAGTACCCCCTTATACAGGGTAAGCATCAatga